Genomic DNA from Rhodoferax mekongensis:
TATCTGGTGGATTTGGCCTTGCATTTCGACAACGGAGCCTTGCACGTTAAAGACTGGGACAGTATGGAAGATGAGGAAATCATCGCCGAGCTGGTGTCTATTCGCGGTATCGGCCGCTGGACGGCGGAGATGTTTTTGATCTTCCATTTGATGCGTCCGAACGTGCTGCCCTTGGATGACGACGGTTTGATCACCGGCATCAGCCAAAACTATTTTTCGGGCGATGTGGTGAGCCGCAGCGATGCGCGCGAGGTTGCCGCCGCCTGGGCGCCATATTGCAGCGTTGCAACTTGGTATATTTGGCGGTCTCTCGACCCGCTACCGGTCGCGTACTAACGGGTGCCGGCACAGGCTGTGCCAGTACCGCAAGAAGGAGAAAAACGTTGGCAAAAAAGACTTTCCTCGATTTCGAGCAGCCCATTGCGGAGCTTGAAGGCAAGATTGAAGAATTGCGCTACGTCCAGAATGAATCGGCGGTGGATATCTCTGCCGAAATCGATCAGCTGAGCAAGAAGAGCCAGCAACTCACCAAAGACATTTACAGTGACCTGACCCCTTGGCAGATCACCAAAATCGCTCGTCACGCTGAGCGCCCCTACACCCTCGACTATGTTAGCGAAATCTTCACCCATTTCGTCGAACTGCACGGAGACCGCCACTTTGCAGACGATTTGAGCATCGTGGGCGGCTTGGCTCGTTTCAATGGCACGCCTTGCATGGTCATTGGCCAACAAAAAGGCCGTGACACCAAAGAGCGCGGTCTGCGCAACTTCGGCATGAGCAAGCCCGAGGGCTACCGCAAGGCCCTGCGCTTGATGAAGCTGGCTGAAAAGTTCAAATTGCCGGTATTCACCTTTGTGGATACTCCTGGTGCGTACCCCGGCATTGACGCCGAAGAGCGTGGCCAGTCAGAAGCCATTGGCCGCAACATTTTTGAGATGGCCCAGCTGGAGGTACCCATCATCACCACCATCATCGGTGAAGGCGGTTCCGGGGGCGCATTGGCGATTTCGGTGGCCGATCAGGTCATCATGTTGCAGTACTCGGTCTACTCGGTGATCAGCCCGGAAGGATGTGCATCTATTCTCTGGAAGACCTCTGACAAAGCGCAAGAAGCTGCCGATGCATTGGGCATCACCGCCCACCGTTTGAAGGCTTTGGGGCTGGTCGACAAAATCGTGAACGAGCCCGTGGGCGGTGCTCACCGAGATACCAAGCAAGCAGCTGCGTTCCTCAAGCGCGCGTTATCGGATGCTTACCGCCAGATCAGCGACCTCAAAGTCAAAGAACTGGTCGATCGTCGCTACGAGCGCTTACAAAGCTACGGCCGCTTTACAGATACCAAGGCTGCCGGGAAGTAAATGCCAGGCCGTGTTGCATGACACAGTCTTTTGACCAAGCGATGCGGGCCTTTGAGCCCGCTTTGCCTTTGGGGGTGGCTTACAGTGGTGGCGCGGATTCCTCTGCCTTGCTAGTAGCTTGTGCCCGTAAATGGCCGGGGCAAGTGGTGGCCATTCACGTCAATCATGGGCTGCAAGCGGCGGCTGCTGACTTTGAAGCCCATTGCCGAAGCGTGTGCAGTCGTCTCGGTATTCCGCTGCATGTGGAGGCAGTGCATGCCCATGCAGTTCCCGGGCAAAGCCCGGAAGATGCTGCCCGCATTGCACGATATAAGGCTTTTGATGCTCTGGCGCAGATGGAATGTGCGGAAGTAGCTATTAAATCTATAGCAATTGCCCAGCATGCTGATGATCAGGTAGAGACAGTGTTGCTGGCTCTTGGCAGAGGCGCAGGCCTGGCTGGTCTTAGCGGCATGCCTGCTCAATGGCAGCGCGGCAATGTCCATTTCTTTCGTCCATTGCTACAGGTCGCCGGTGACGCACTCCAACAATGGCTGGTAGCCAACAATGAGCCCTGGGTGTCGGACCCCACGAACGCTGACCATCGCTATACCCGCAACCATATCCGCTCTGCGTTGTTGCCCGCACTGCAGCGGGTCTTTCCGCAGTTTTTGGACACGTTTGCCCGCAGTGCCCGACACGCCGCGGAAGCAGAGTCGCTCTTGGTCGAGATGGCCGATGAGGATTGGCGTACGGTGGAGCGTGAGGCGACAAGCCGGCCTGATATTCGCAGTCTGCAAGCGCTCTCGCCGGCGCGACAGTCGAATGTACTGCGGCGCTGGCTGAAACTTGAGCATGGCGTGATCCCCCAAGCTTCCCAGTTGTTGGAGTTGCGCAAGCAGGTACAGGCGTGCACGACGCGGGGTCACCGCATTCACCTTAAAGTGGGAAATGGATTCGTGACGCGGCGCGGCGCTACTCTGGAGTGGCGGCAGGCTGAATCTTTGAATTGACAGTAAAGACACCCACTGTGTGTTCTGAAGTGCTAACTTTCCGCACTACATATCGCTTTCGGTCCTGAGTTTGAAAAAACGGGTCTGAGTCGTGAGATAATACCGGCTGTCAGGAAACGTGACCGAGTGGCCGAAGGTGCTCCCCTGCTAAGGGAGTATGGGGTGTAGAGCCTCATCGAGGGTTCGAATCCCTCCGTTTCCGCCAAGTCAGAGCCCCAAACAGTTCGCTGTTTGGGGCTTTTTCTTTGCCAGCATCCAAGACCGCGTTGCCCACAAAAAAGCCCGAAAGATATCGGGCACTTTTTTGTCGGGCATTGTCTGTTCAGAACGTTATGCCCGCCGGATTGGAGGGCGAAGGGGCGGATGGGGCTGGCGGTGTAACTATCTCAACGTCAGCAGGCTTGGCCACAGGTTCCGCTTTGGGTGGTGTGGCTTTCTGCACAGCGACCAATGGAGCGGCTGCCGGGTAGCGGTAGGACTTGGGCAGCATAGGGTTCTTGGGGTAGCCAGCGGCATCCAAGTACTGGGTCCACTCCGTATCGGAGAATCCTTTGAGTTTTTGCGCACCCAAGGTTGCATAAGGCAGGGTGGCCTCGCCGGAGAGCCTTTGCAGGGCCTCGCTGTCCTCTGCAGTTGCAATCGTCTTTTCGCTGAAGGGCACACCGCGGGATTTCAACATCGTGCGTGCCGAGTCGCAAGGGGCGCATTGCGCGGATGTGTAGAGAGTAAATGGATACTTGGACACGACTTGCCGCAACTCGAATGGCAGGTCACCGCCGGTCGTGCCGCCACCGGGGGTGACCGGTGTCGCAGTACCGACAGTGCCTTGGGCTGCAGTGGGAGGCTTGTCCGAAAAAGTGACCTTGCCATCGGGTCCTACGATTTTGTAAATGCCTTGGGACTGTGCGATACCTGCCGTCACCAGCAGGGCCAAGCCCAATGCCATTGAAGTGCGTGAAGCCATGGTCGTGATCCTTAAGGTTTGAAGCGATAGAGTCGGTTGCATCAGCCCGATTATTGGACAGACATGCCTTGGTGGCGCAATAGGGCGTCCAAGGAGGGTTTACGGCCGCGGAAAGCCTTGAACGACTCCATGGCGGGCCGGCTACCGCCGGCTTCGAGAATGGCTGTGCGGTAGCGTTTTCCGGTTTCCGGATTTGCGCTGCCGTCAGCTCCCACGGTCTCTTCAAAGGCCGCGTATGCATCTGCGCTCAGTACCTCTGCCCACTTGTAGCTGTAATAGCCTGCCGCGTAGCCTCCGGCGAAAATGTGGCTGAACGTATGCGCGGTGCGGCTCCAAGCCGGTGACTGCAACACGGCAACCTCATCCCTCACTTGTTTCAGCAGCGGCATGATGTCGTTGCCGGGCGTGTGCTGGGAATGCAACAACATGTCAAACAAAGCAAACTCTATTTGGCGCAGCGTTTGCATGCCGCTCTGGAAATTCTTGGCGGCCAACATCTTTTCGAACAGTGCGCGTGGCAGGGGTTCGCTGGTATCCACGTGGGCGGTCATGTGTTGAAGCACATTCCACTCCCAGCAGAAATTTTCCATGAACTGGCTGGGCAGCTCCACCGCATCCCACTCCACGCCACTGATGCCGGATACATCCCGCTCGTTCACCTGGGTCAGCATGTGGTGCAGGCCGTGGCCGAACTCGTGGAACAGTGTCGTCACATCATCGTGAGACAGCAGGGCCGGTTTTTTGACGCCGTTGACTTCGATGCCGTCGGCAAAGTTGCAGACCAAGTGGGCGACCGGGGTCTGCAAGGTGCCGGTGTCCGGACGCAGCCAACGGGTGCGCACATCGTCCATCCAGGCGCCACCGCGCTTGCCGCTTCGGGCGCTCGGGTCCAGGTAAAACTGTCCGATCAGCTTGCGGCCCTGCGGGCCGACCCGTTCCATGCGGTAGAACGATACGCCGGCGTTCCAGACCGGTGCGGTGTCCGGGCTGATTTCCACATCGAACAGCGTTTCGATGATTTTGAACAAGCCCGCCAACACCTTGGGGAACGTGAAGTACTGTTTGACCTCTTGCTCGCTGAAGGCATAACGGGCTTCTTTGAGCTTTTCAGAGATATACGGCCAGTCCCATGGTTGCGGGTCGATGAGCTGCAATTCATCCTTGGCAAAAGCGCGAAGGTCTGCCACGTCCTTTTCCGCGAAGGGGCGTGCTTTGCGGGCCAGGTCCCGCAGGAAGCGGATGACGGTGTCAGGAGAGTCCGCCATCTTGGGCACCACCGACAGCGTGGCGAAGTCGGGGTAACCGAGAAGCTGGGCTTCTTCTTTGCGCAGGGCCAGAATGCCGTTGATGACCTCGGTGTTGTCGAATTTACGGAAATCTTCGGCAGCTTCTTGGGATGCGCGGGTCGCATAGGCCCGGTAGAGCATGCCCCGCAGGGTGCTGCTGGTAGCGAACTGCATGACCGGCAGGTAGCACGGCATTTTGAGCGTGAGCTTGTAGCCTTCTTTGCCCTCAGCTTCTGCAGCGCTGCGGGCAGCTTGCACCACATCGGCCGGTACACCCTCCAGTTCAGCCAGAGTGGCGTAGTAGCTGAAGGCGTCCGTGGCGTCGAGCGTGTTTTCGCTGAATTTTTGCCCCAATTCAGCCTGCTTTTCCTGGATCTCGGCAAACCGTTCGCGCGCTGCGCCTTGCAGGTCGGCGCCGCCCAGTACGAAGTTGCGCACGGCATTTTTGTGTGCTTGCAACTGCTCTGAGTTCAGCCGGGCTGTGTCGATGGCTTTGTACTTGGCAAACAGGCGTTCGTCGGCGCCGAGACGGGTCCAGAACTCAGTCACCTTGGGCAGGGCCGCGTTGTACGCGGCGCGCAGCTCGGGGCTGTCTGCTACGCTGTTCAAGTGACTTACGGCACCCCAAGCCAAACCCAAGCGTTCGGTTGCCACATCCAGCACCGACGCGATGGCCGTCCACTCTGCAGGAAAAGATGCTGCCGTTACTTGCTCCAGAGCAGCATCGGCGCTGGCAAGAAGTTCGTCTACCGCCGGGCCGACGTCAGCGGGTGTGATGCGGTCGAAAAGAGGGAGCGGGGCGTTTTGGAGCAGTGGATTCATGGTGCCAGAGGTGTGCGATTCAGAGCTATGCAGATGCGGGCGAGGCGTGACTAAACAAGGCCACGCGCGGCCGCGTCACGCTCTGCAGATTCCATGGTGTTGACCAGCAGCATGGTGATGGTCATGGGGCCCACGCCGCCGGGCACCGGAGTGATGTAACCGGCCACCTGGCTGACGCCCGCGTAGTCCACATCGCCGCACAGTTTGCCTTCGTCGTTGCGGTTCATGCCCACATCGATGACCACGGCGCCTGGCTTGACCATGTCGGCTGTCAATACATTGCGCTTGCCCACTGCCGCCACAATCACATCGGCTTGCAAGGTCATCGCTTTGAGGTCGGATGTCGCGCTGTGGCACATGGTGACCGTAGCGCTCTTTTGCAGCAACATCATGGCCATGGGTTTGCCCACGATGTTGGAGCGGCCGATCACCACGGCATGCTTGCCGCGCAAGTCATAACCAATGCTCTCCAGCATTTTCATGCAGCCGTAAGGAGTGCAGGGCCAGAAACCGGGCTGGCCCACCATCAGCGCGCCGGCGCTGGCGATGTGAAAGCCGTCCACGTCTTTGGTTGGGGCGATGGATTCGATGACTTTGTTGGCATCAATGTGTGCGGGTAAGGGCAGCTGCACCAGGATGCCATGGATAGACGGGTCGTTGTTGAGTGCCTCCACCCGGGCGAGCAACTCGGCTTCGGTCATGCTGGCGTCGTACTTCTCCAGCACCGAATGCAAGCCCGCATCCGAGCAAGCCTTCACCTTGTTGCGCACATAGACCTGAGAAGCAGGGTTGTCGCCAACCAAAACCACAGCCAGTCCTGGAGTGAGGCCTCGGGCCTTGAGTGCGTCGGTGCGGCGGGCAACGTCGGCTCGGAGTTGGGCGGCGAGGGCATTGCCGTCGATGATCTGGGCAGTGGTGGAAGCTGTCATTCTTGATCTTGAAGTAAAAACGCCCGCAGCGAAGGCAGGGCGGGCGCAGGTAGCTATAAAGTTGGTAGCGTCAGGTTTTCGGGGTGTTCTGGCCGAGTGCAATTTTCAGCAGGTCGGCCACCGTGTTGGCACTGAGCTTTTCCATGATGTTGGCGCGGTGCGCCTCCACCGTCTTGATGCTGATGCCCAGGTCATCCGCAATCTGCTTGTTCAGGCGGCCCGCGACAATGCGCTCCAGCACTTGGCTTTCACGCAAGGTCAACTTGGAGAGCAGGGCGTCACGGTTGACCGCCAATTGGTAGTCGGCAAAGGTGTCCTTGGCGTGATCGAGCATGCGTTCCACGAGACTGACCAGTTGGTCTTCCTTGAAGGGCTTCTGGATGAAATCCATGGCGCCTTTTTTCATGCTGTCCACGGCCATGGGCACGTCGCCGTGACCGGTGATGAACACGATAGGCAAAGGGGACTTGGCTTCGATCAGCCGGGTCTGCAGTTCCAAGCCCGTCATGCCACCCATTCGGATGTCGACGATCAGGCAGGCCACTTCACGCGCGTCATAGCGACTCAGGAAAGACTCCGCAGAATCAAAACACCGAACCCGGTACCCCTTGCCCTCCAGCAACCATTGCAGCGAATCGCGCACTGCTTCGTCATCGTCTACGACGTAAACCGTTCCTTTTTTGGGGATCAAGCTCATTCAGTTATCCGAGGTTGGGTTGGGGGGCCGGTGGCTCCGAGTAGGTCAGCGTACCGGTGTCGTTCAGGGGCACCCAGAATGAAAACCGGCAGCCCACAACGTCATCTCCATTGTAGATGTTCTCCGCGGTCATTCGCCCCAGGTGGGACTCGACGATGGACCGGCACAAGGATAGCCCTATCCCCATGCCGTCTGCCTTGGTGGAATAGAACGCTTCATATAGGCGGGCCATGACTTCAGGCGCCAGTCCCTTGCCGGTGTCCTGCACGGAAAACTCCACAACCGGCTTATCGTCAATGCGCTTGGGCAATACACGCAGCTCCACGATGCGGTCCGAAGTTTGACGCAGCGCGGAGTCTATGGATTCGGCCGCGTTGCGCAGCAGGTTGACCAGCACCTGTTCAATCAGTATGGGGTCCACCATGACCTGAGGAATACGGGCTGCGACGTAGTGGTTCAGGCGCACGTTGAAGCGCCGCAACTCGATTTCAGCCAACTCCACTGCTTCGGCCACCATGGTGGACACCTCGGATGGTGTTCGGTTTGGCTCGCTACGCTTCACAAAGCTGCGGATGCGCTGAATGATCTGCCCCGCGCGCTGTGCCTGCTTGGCAGTCTTCTCCAGGGCAATCAGCAAATCCGGCTCTGTGATCTGCTTATCCTTGATACGCGAGACCATGCCGTTGCAATAGTTGTTGATGGCCGTGAGCGGCTGGTTCAACTCATGCGCCACGCTCGAGGCCATTTCGCCCATGGTGATGAGTCGGCTGGCAGTTTGGGCGCGCTCTGCTTGGGTGGCGGCCTGCTCTTCGGCAAGGCGACGGGTGGTGATGTCGGTGGCAATCACCATTTGGGCCAAGCGGCCGTCCACCCAGCTC
This window encodes:
- a CDS encoding DNA-3-methyladenine glycosylase family protein, which translates into the protein MAVAPTAAADVVTTPYFWEEACKHLMKKDRVMKRLIPQFGDACLQTRGDAFVTLARSIIGQQISVKAAQTVWDRFAVLPKKLTPANVLKLKVDDMRAAGLSARKVEYLVDLALHFDNGALHVKDWDSMEDEEIIAELVSIRGIGRWTAEMFLIFHLMRPNVLPLDDDGLITGISQNYFSGDVVSRSDAREVAAAWAPYCSVATWYIWRSLDPLPVAY
- a CDS encoding acetyl-CoA carboxylase carboxyltransferase subunit alpha; amino-acid sequence: MAKKTFLDFEQPIAELEGKIEELRYVQNESAVDISAEIDQLSKKSQQLTKDIYSDLTPWQITKIARHAERPYTLDYVSEIFTHFVELHGDRHFADDLSIVGGLARFNGTPCMVIGQQKGRDTKERGLRNFGMSKPEGYRKALRLMKLAEKFKLPVFTFVDTPGAYPGIDAEERGQSEAIGRNIFEMAQLEVPIITTIIGEGGSGGALAISVADQVIMLQYSVYSVISPEGCASILWKTSDKAQEAADALGITAHRLKALGLVDKIVNEPVGGAHRDTKQAAAFLKRALSDAYRQISDLKVKELVDRRYERLQSYGRFTDTKAAGK
- the tilS gene encoding tRNA lysidine(34) synthetase TilS, encoding MTQSFDQAMRAFEPALPLGVAYSGGADSSALLVACARKWPGQVVAIHVNHGLQAAAADFEAHCRSVCSRLGIPLHVEAVHAHAVPGQSPEDAARIARYKAFDALAQMECAEVAIKSIAIAQHADDQVETVLLALGRGAGLAGLSGMPAQWQRGNVHFFRPLLQVAGDALQQWLVANNEPWVSDPTNADHRYTRNHIRSALLPALQRVFPQFLDTFARSARHAAEAESLLVEMADEDWRTVEREATSRPDIRSLQALSPARQSNVLRRWLKLEHGVIPQASQLLELRKQVQACTTRGHRIHLKVGNGFVTRRGATLEWRQAESLN
- a CDS encoding glutaredoxin domain-containing protein, whose amino-acid sequence is MASRTSMALGLALLVTAGIAQSQGIYKIVGPDGKVTFSDKPPTAAQGTVGTATPVTPGGGTTGGDLPFELRQVVSKYPFTLYTSAQCAPCDSARTMLKSRGVPFSEKTIATAEDSEALQRLSGEATLPYATLGAQKLKGFSDTEWTQYLDAAGYPKNPMLPKSYRYPAAAPLVAVQKATPPKAEPVAKPADVEIVTPPAPSAPSPSNPAGITF
- a CDS encoding M3 family metallopeptidase; the protein is MNPLLQNAPLPLFDRITPADVGPAVDELLASADAALEQVTAASFPAEWTAIASVLDVATERLGLAWGAVSHLNSVADSPELRAAYNAALPKVTEFWTRLGADERLFAKYKAIDTARLNSEQLQAHKNAVRNFVLGGADLQGAARERFAEIQEKQAELGQKFSENTLDATDAFSYYATLAELEGVPADVVQAARSAAEAEGKEGYKLTLKMPCYLPVMQFATSSTLRGMLYRAYATRASQEAAEDFRKFDNTEVINGILALRKEEAQLLGYPDFATLSVVPKMADSPDTVIRFLRDLARKARPFAEKDVADLRAFAKDELQLIDPQPWDWPYISEKLKEARYAFSEQEVKQYFTFPKVLAGLFKIIETLFDVEISPDTAPVWNAGVSFYRMERVGPQGRKLIGQFYLDPSARSGKRGGAWMDDVRTRWLRPDTGTLQTPVAHLVCNFADGIEVNGVKKPALLSHDDVTTLFHEFGHGLHHMLTQVNERDVSGISGVEWDAVELPSQFMENFCWEWNVLQHMTAHVDTSEPLPRALFEKMLAAKNFQSGMQTLRQIEFALFDMLLHSQHTPGNDIMPLLKQVRDEVAVLQSPAWSRTAHTFSHIFAGGYAAGYYSYKWAEVLSADAYAAFEETVGADGSANPETGKRYRTAILEAGGSRPAMESFKAFRGRKPSLDALLRHQGMSVQ
- the folD gene encoding bifunctional methylenetetrahydrofolate dehydrogenase/methenyltetrahydrofolate cyclohydrolase FolD, encoding MTASTTAQIIDGNALAAQLRADVARRTDALKARGLTPGLAVVLVGDNPASQVYVRNKVKACSDAGLHSVLEKYDASMTEAELLARVEALNNDPSIHGILVQLPLPAHIDANKVIESIAPTKDVDGFHIASAGALMVGQPGFWPCTPYGCMKMLESIGYDLRGKHAVVIGRSNIVGKPMAMMLLQKSATVTMCHSATSDLKAMTLQADVIVAAVGKRNVLTADMVKPGAVVIDVGMNRNDEGKLCGDVDYAGVSQVAGYITPVPGGVGPMTITMLLVNTMESAERDAAARGLV
- a CDS encoding response regulator transcription factor; the protein is MSLIPKKGTVYVVDDDEAVRDSLQWLLEGKGYRVRCFDSAESFLSRYDAREVACLIVDIRMGGMTGLELQTRLIEAKSPLPIVFITGHGDVPMAVDSMKKGAMDFIQKPFKEDQLVSLVERMLDHAKDTFADYQLAVNRDALLSKLTLRESQVLERIVAGRLNKQIADDLGISIKTVEAHRANIMEKLSANTVADLLKIALGQNTPKT